Genomic window (Daucus carota subsp. sativus chromosome 5, DH1 v3.0, whole genome shotgun sequence):
ACAGAGGTGCCTTGTGCAGAACCTGTGTTCAACAGAGGGTAGGAGTTCTTTCACTGCATTTTCGAGGCCTTTCTGTTGGTCACTAATGACTGTAAAGCCCCCCCCCATCACCCAAGTCAAGGTCATCTTTCAGTAGAGTGATGAACCATCTCCATGAATCTGTGTTTTCAGATTCAACCACAGCATAGCATATAGGGAACATTTGATTGTTCTCATCCCTCCCCACAGCAGACAATAGCTGACCCCCAATTACAGTTTTTAAAAAGCATCCGTCCAACCCAATAAGAGGCCTGCATCCAGCCTTCCAACCAGCTTTCAAAGCAAAATATCAAACataaattcttttaaatttCACAGGGTCATCTTCATTCAGCCTAGTAGTGGATATCTTGACTGTGTTCTGTGGATTACTCAACAGCACTTCTTGGCCAAAATCTCTAACCCTCGAGTAGTGTTCTTTCAAACTTTTTGCAACTCCCTCAAGTGCCATTTTCCTAAGTCTAAGAATCTTTATCCTGGGGACTTCAATTTCCATCTCCTTCTTTATTGTCTCAGCAAGCTCCTTACACATCCACTGGGGGTTTTTCCTAATCCTCTCCCCGAAAACATCACACAAGTACTTCACAGAGGCCATCTTGTTTCTATATGGCTTGGTACATAAATGACTATTAACTTAAGGTCTTTATAGTACAAGAATCACTGTTTTTGTCCTTACTACACCAAATGTAGAAAGGACAGCCAGCCTCACAAGCAACCTGACATCTTCTGCTATCATTTGTCACAAATTGAATACCCCTTCGGTCAATTAAACCATATCTTCTAACTGTCTCTCTGAACTCAACCATATTTACAAATTTCTGACCAACTTCCCAACTTGGAACCTCCATAGACCTATCCTTCTTCCTCCTAACACTTTTTTTTTGGGATTTGGTGGACCTACATAGCCTATTTTTGCATTTTCATCTTCACTAGAAGAAGATAAAGACCCTAGAATCTCATTTTCAGAGTCATATTCAGATTCTTCACCTACATTTTCATCTGGTATGTTCATAGAATCTACTAACCcctgtttaaattttttacaattCTCCCTAATAGCATTCATCTCATTATCACTGCCGTATTCATCAGGCACAAAACTCTCATCCTCAGATTCCTCTGTCTCACTACTCCGTTTATACTCTGGATCACTCTCATCAGTATCATCACTAAATTCATCATCCACCCCCCATATTTGCCTCCACTGGATCCCCACCCTCATTTGGACAATCAATTACTTCATCAAGATCAAGATCAAAATGATCTACATACAACTCTATTCGACCGTAGGGCATACATATTTTAATCAAATCCCGAACCGAATTATCATCATAAATCACTCGCATACCCTTTTCAAAACTATATCCATTACACTTAAAATTCACAAGGGATGAAGACACATCATATGCATATTTTTCAGCAAACTCCTCAAGATCACGAAATGAAAACAGATCAACATCAAAATCTTTAATAATCTCAGTTTTCCCTCCAACATATTTAACATTAGGAGGCTTTGTAAAATCACCGTGGTGGTGTAGGTATAGAGTAGTGGTAGTAGACATGCTATAAACGAGTAGAACAAACATGTAAACATATAACACATAGCAGACCACTGACGCAATTAAAGGGCAAAAAAACTAGGGTTTATACATGTAAGAAAGGGGTATATACCTTGAAATGGAGAGATGTTCGCGTTCGGTTCGTTGTGTATGCTTGAAATCCTCGACCAGAGCCAAATCGATTGCTTGCTTCGATTAGGGTTTTATCCCCAAATCGCTCTTGCCAGCCCTAATTCGCCCCCAATTGCAGTTGTAGTCGCACTTATGTTTCTATAACTCTTATTACATTATTTCTATTAGTTTTATTACACTAATTTATTTGGGACAGGCTGAGTTGGAGTCCACGTAGATGCCACGTTTTTTCATTTGAAACAGACGTTAGATTTCTAACGGTTATCGTCAAGTCAACGGGTCAAACTAACGTCTCTGTGATAATGTGTTACTACAGTGGTGCATGTGAGTCCCCGTTTAGTCGAGTCACTAAAGTGAGATATGGCATCCACtttagtgaccaatttgagatttaACCCTTTCTAAGATTATCTCTATTTGCCTTCTTAGAAACTCCTCTAGTGTTCCAACTTAACACCGATAATCCTTCCATAAATAAACCGTAATTTAATTGAAAGAGAGAATTACTTAACCTCTTTAATTATCCTCCAACCTTTTAGCTATTCTCTTAATAGCTTCATCTCTATCAACCTTTCCTTCCAAGCCCATGAGCAAACACGATTCATAAATTTTCTCTGCCTCACTAGCTCCTCCCTGACAATTCAATTGACCTCCAATAGAGCAAAGTGCAAAAGGTTGTCGTCCCTTTCTAGTATTTCTCTTAGGAGGTCTCCCTCTTTTCCTTCCCAGTTTTAGCTTAAGAAGGCATTCCTCAGCTTTCTTGACAGAACCAGAAGATGTTTGGACTTTCTCATGGCCACTGACCGATGAAGAAGCCGTCCCAGATGCTACTTCCAAAGACTGAGTACTAACAATGGAGGATGACTCAACCTCTCTAACTGACCATATAGATTTGCTATTTTCTGAAGAGATCAAATCTTCTGTAGTTTCCCTAACCACTAACTCTTCTGAGGTTTCTTGAACCACCAATTCTTCTTGAGTTTCTTGGACCACCATTTCTTCTTAAGTTTCTTGGACCACTAGCACCTCTTCCTTCGCCTCTAAAGAGCTTTGAGGCTTATCTAAATCTTTCTGAACTGATATGCTAGCATTTTCATTTTCCTTTTCATTTGAAAGCACAATATCCTTCCCTATATGTTTATCTTTTCCGGAGGTAACTTGACTATACTTTTCAGAATCaggcacattttcatttcccAACGTTTGTTCTCTCGTAGCCTCCTTATCCTTACTAACCAGCTCTTGTTTTGAGATTTCCACCTCTTCATCTTGTTTTTCCTCAATGTTGTACAAACTTCCCGTTTCAGAATCATCACTACTTGAAATATTTTGAGTCTCAACTTCcctgtgatcatcagtcaactcCATCTCCCTTAATTCTTCCATAATATTATCCTCAATTCCTATCTTGCCTACTTCCTTCAGCAGCACCACAATCTGTTTACCCTCATATTCAACTGCCAACTCCCTATTTATTTCCGACATCTCTTTAGTCTCAACCTCGATTATTGGAATCCTATACGCAAGATTCTCATCCAATAATCTAGAAATTGCCGTAATATTACCTATTCCTTCCAAGACTTTAGCAAAGTTACTAAATTTCCATAGAGTGATTGGCAGCCCCAAACACTCCAAGACTAGCCTACGTGGAATGATCAAATCCTCAACAGAGACAGGCTTACAATCCAAAAACCCCAATCCAAACAGGTCTTGATCAAGTTTTAAGAAGCTGTCTGAGGAAGGAAAGGTTACCAAGAATTTTGTAGAAGATAGACTCCTGACCAGAACTCCTTCATAGCCTAGAGCTTCAATTGTGTTGAGTATTTCTACTATTGAGCTTTCCTTCCAGGTTGACACAACCAAACTTCGTTCAACCTCAGAAGAAGGAATATGATCTGCAACTTCCAACTTAACAGTACCTAGAGTCTTCCTATCCGCTTTATCAGGAATGCAGGGCAGTGACTCTCGCTCTCCTCTCTTATCTATCAACTCTACCCTGGCCTGCTTAAACTCCCTTCTCCCCTTTTTATTATCTTGTGAGACCTGCTTGTGAGCAAACTGGGCTCTGATGGCATTTCCATCTAACAATTTACCATTCACTCCCCTAATGAAATTTTCAGCTTCTAATATGGATTGAAGTTTAATAAATCCAAATCGTTTGCCAAATTTATCCCTTCTCAACGGTGTAATACAATCCAGGACTCTACCCCATTTTCTCATGAAATTCCAAATTTCTAAAGAGTTCGACTTCTCTGGtaaattgtgtacaaaaaccaTTGAGTTCTTCTGATTTCTTCCCTGACTAACATCCTCTTTGTTCCCCAATATTTGTCGCTCCTTTCGAACCCACCTCTTTTTCTCACCATTCTCAACCAGTACATTCTTATAACTTTGCTCCCTATCCTTCCCACTCTTCCCTTCCTCATTTGACTGCACCCCAGAATCCTTCTTGTCCCTTGTTAGCACCGCCTTCATGTTTTTAACTACTCTGTGTTCTCTGAGTGAATTGTAATGGACGTGATTCATCGCCATTCTAAGGCCCTCTCTATCACCCTGTAATACCATCTTAACCACATTTGGATGTACCAGCTCCTGTCGAGAAATCACATAATCTCTTAATTCTCTCTCTTGTTCTTCCATTTTAGCCTCCCATTTTTGTCTCTTCTCCATATTGTCTTACTCAAGTCTAGATTATTCGCTCTCTCCCACCACTCTTCATTCATTAGGAATCTATGAGTCTGGCAGAGAGCCTCCTCATCTCCCTCCAAGCACTTTCGCACTAGCTCTTGATCCACAACCTTATTCAGATATTCTATCCTTGCCATTGCTATGTCGACCCAACGAACATCACCCTTTTGAATTGCTTCAAGCAAATAAAAATCTAGTAAGAACCAGAACTTCAAGACTTTATCTTTGAGCTCTTGAACTTCATCTTCTGTGATAGATTGTCTGTCTACCCTCGCCTTCCTTACTAGATTTCGCCATGTCTCCTCTTTACTTAGATTCGCCTCCGATCCGCCCGTTTCTCCGTAGTCGCTTCGTCTCCCCGCCATTTTATAAATTCAACCAACAAACAACTAGATATTGTATAATTATGAGCATAATTACAGTACAACAAATTCTACTGCATGctacatattataaaataataaaacaaaattcataaatttttcgAATCATCCGaacataaaaatcataaattccTTTCAATCATTTGAACATAAAATCCACAAATTCCTTCAAATCATTCAGATTTGAACCAAAAACTTATTATTAGGACAAAATTTTACATTcagagaaaaatataaaaatgtgttGTTTCTGATGATAATCAACAAATCAAACATTCTACTAGTTAGGTTGTGAAGTTGGAGGACCATCTTCCGATAAAATAACAATGACAAGATTCGAAGTTTGAGCTTGAGCTTCTCCGACATTAGTTTCTCCACTTGGTATCAAATAACTCGATCTGTTAGAATAACATGTGAAAGAATACATCACATGTCTAAAATCTATGCAAGACACATAGACACAAATAAAGGCAGAttgcaaacaaaaacaaaaaggcATACAAACTTacatttaattatgtttttccaGTCCTTGGATCAATGTACAAGCCAGCTCCCATGTTTGTAAATTTTCTTGCTTGTTTTTTTTGGGAGCAACAGATGTTGTAGACATCCTTGGTGTCGAGCTATTTTTCTGCAGGACCTCCCCTACAGTTTCGTCACCACAGTAGAGTTTAACCACCAAGTTCGGGATGGATTGGTGTGGTTCCTCTATGCCTAGGACACGAGAATATCGAACTATGAACAAAGAAAAGCATGAGAGAAAAGCATATTGGCTAGTGATTGTGAGGCCCCAATTCTTGGCTTCTCCACCCTTGGCCTGCCAGGTTTCTTCTTTGGTTGCGGGTTCACCACTTTAGGTGGATTTTTGCATGTTTTTTCGTTGTGTCCAGGGACTCCACAGTGACCGTATATTGCCTCCAATTGAACCTTAAACACTTGCAATCCTCCTCCATACTTGATATATATCTACAATCATAATCGAATTCTGAAACCCCTACAAAATGAGTATATAAATCTGATGAAAAGAAGAATCGAAGATAAACTTTCCGTATCAATCGAAGAGCAACGATTAAAATGAGTGCAACAAAGTGGTCGTTGGGTAGGGTTTCAACACTAGAATAAGAGAGTAGCGGGAGAATGAGAGGCAACAGAGGTTTTAGATgctcttttgatattttgattttgattataacgaattattgatattattgttattttttataatttatatgtggCAAGTAGGTGGAGTCCTGATGTGGCAAACATCAGGCATGTGAGATTGCAAATTAACCATGTGTTAAAATTTacttaattttgaaaagattgTTAGTTAAACTTTTTAGTAAAAAACGTTGTTGGTTAATTAGCAAAATAGTGAATAATGGGGTTTTCTGACTGTAAACTCgttaaaaaaagaaaacacaTACCCCAAAAGAGTATTAAATAGAATATAGTTTGACATAAAAAGAAATTAGTTGCAAGAGCGAAAGGGATTAATTATTATAGCTTAACTTATGTCTGTATCTCGAGGATACATGATAGACAACATGTTTACAGACAAATATTAACAACAACGTTTTATTCAGGTAAAGATTTTTAGCGATCGACATTTTTGTACTAGCAGGGGTCGAATGAAATCCTAGTCGGTAAAAACCTATTACCTATCTAAAATGTTGTTTGAAAATGTAtgttaatatttgaatattcaCCTTTTAAAGTTTGAACACTCTTTCTAACTTTTTTTACATtgattttttgctaaataaattctaaatttaatatgataatagtaacacaaaacataaataagtatttttgttaaaattatcattaaatatagAATCCTCATTTTTAGAAATTGAATTGTTATTTATTATGTAGTTAGATaatctcaattttttatattaataaattttgaattcaaTACTATAATAACAACAGAAAACATAAATAAGAATTATTGATAGAGTCTATTTCttagaaattaaattatatattacatatttagGTAATCTATGTTGCTGTAAATATTGTTACTTGTCGATATAGTTTAAATCTTATCGATATAGTTTATATCTTATGAATCTGAAATCTTATGAATCTGGTGGCTGACTTTTTGAGTAGCGATTTCTAACTTGATTTAACTcggataaaatttaaaaatcctgATTCCACGGTACCTCTCATAAAATTTAGGAGTCTTGTGCCAATGCTTGTCTATTACTGACAATCATTTACATTACATATCATATTGGGGAGGTGGGATAAATATCCGGCGAGACAGAattagaatatttttctaaaatatttatgtttttttaaggATGAGTAAAATGCTCATTTCAGTGGTCGAACTGACAAATAATCATTTgctcaaataaaatattatacttttaaccacaagaaaatatgaattatataaaaGATCTCGACAGATCTCGACATACACGCAGCGGCGGAAGCAAGATTTAATAAAAGGGTGGGCGTCACTTTAATATAAGAAATCTTCTTATAAGCCAACAAAAAGAACTTAATACATAAAATCAATACAACAAATTTCTAAGACTTAGGCAATTGAATCCTATGAGAAGACATGTTTTGAAAACGGCATAAGATGAcatcattttcaatttttacaaATACTTCCTTCTTAATATATACTACCAAATATGGCTTTAAGGAGGATAGAAAacttatgaaattttaaaaattaaaaaatgaaaaactagTTGTCAAGGGTGGGTGTTTGACCCTCAGCCACTACTCTCCCTCCGCCACTACATACACTATACATACACTAGGGGAGAGCATGGTTCGGATCGGTGTGGTTCTAGGGTAAAACCGCACCCGCAACCAAACCATcggatcggtttcggttttaagaACCTCGGTTCGATTTtcaatcggttcggtttcagttttaaaaccgcaaaaaataagaaatatatatatccaatttaaaatattatcaaagTAATTTAAAGTTATAAATAGCATCCAAAGATGATAAAGTCTTGAAATTAAAGAGCATTGCATACTGTCCAATGCACTCTCCAGCCCTAGATCGCCTCGGACTCGAGGAATATGACTTTAGCATCTGGCATAATTAACTTAATGATCCAAAACTTGACAAACATGCTAGAAAATAGGTAGATCGGAAAGTTTCCAGCAGAAATGAGCAAAACACTTATGTGTAAATTTAGTGCCTGTTTGGGGTTGTGGTtgtcaacaacaacagcagttttttgtcaaaaaactGGTACAAGGTTGTTTGGTAACGTTTCAAGCAGCTTTTTTAAACCGTGCTTTTTCCCCTGCTTTTCACAAAAGCGGCGCCCCGCTATTACAAGTCCTGGTATCAAACCCTAGCACATgcaattgtttttttattaaaacaaagcAACAGAACAAGCAATACACACTTAtgaaatacttttttttattttaatctggATTATTATTGCCCGTTAAGCATTTAAAATTACGTAatactaaaaaattattttattttatatttgaatataaaaaataattgataagttactgttgaaaatatttcaccttaattatatagttttgcaaatagaatataattttaataacttataaatgaactgatgaaatatatattattacaaattatatatatatatatatatatatatatatatatatatatatacatatatatattaatactaataacatatattcttttaaaaaccTGATACATTACAAAAAaagttagttatttttttttaaaaagcagTATTAATAAAACTTGCAGTACACGTATAAAACATTTTTATTGTAATAATGTATAGTAAACAACAACAAATTACTTTTTCATTAAGATAACCGATAAAGCAAGCATCATGTCTTCTCCTTTTCCATTACTCCTATAGTGTTTTAGTTGGACTTTGACTCGTAAtcttattgtgttttttttaaagataatccTATAGTGTTTTAGTTTGActtaatttttatctttttttttttgtgaaaacttaattaattttttattatcttattttatacaactataatttgttgttcaatatttgtatataaaataatgaataaaatattattttatttataactataACTCCAAACagcaatttaacaaaaaatttaccaaacagtttgttttcagcttttactcaaacagcacatttgaaatcaaatttatcaAACAGTCTCAGCTTTTATAAACAGCACTTTTACTCACAGCAACAACAATTTTCAACCGcaatcccaaacagacccttagtaattagaaaaattatgtaaattatgtgtagtatattgtatatataattatatatatctatttaataatcggttcggttcagtTTTATGCGGTTCGGTTGTAACCTAAAACCGGAACTGCATTCATTATAATCAGTTCGATTTTTTAATGTGCgatttcggtttggttcggtatTTATGGGTTTTCATGGGTTTCGGTTTTAATTCGGGTTTCTGCTCACCCCTGGCATACACGGATGGCAACCCAAAATTTAGggtctcttcttcttcttaacATTTGGACATTTTTGTTTCCATATATGGATTCAAGTTAAcgaaatacaaaatatatgaCACTGTATGAAATAATTTGTGAGAGAAGAATGAACACCCCGCATCGGTTGCTGTTCTAAAGCTTCCAAAGGTTCCTTGATGCTGGCAGCTCAGTTAATTTGGAAAATAGAAACTTGTTCATGATTTATGAATGGTGtgtatatacaaaataaataaactttGTGCTACAGTCTGAGTGAAAACCTTGGCAAGAGTCAAGTTTCTACTCATCCCAGGCACTTTTGCCTGCCTCAGTTGGAGAAGACTCTGCAGAATTATAGGCCGTACTTGGAGCAGACTTTGCTGCAGTTGGAGAAGACCTTGCTGTAGTTGTACAAGATTTTACTGAATCATTATCATTATCCATAAAGGTGGCGTCCGGTGATGGAAAATAAGCATCCAGTTGAATCTTTTCCAATATACGTTGAGTAGTCCAAAGGTATGAAGAGTGGCCCTCCACGAATTCTGTTACGTCGATCTGTGCCAAGGATATCACATTTTCTCAGGAGAATGATAATTTTAACTAAAGTATCTTAAGTATATACCAACGCGACAATTGAAGAGAGCAAGAGATACTTGCATTTTCAATTCCAGGGGTATCGACTGGTTGCATTCCAGCTAAACCTTTGCTGAGGAGACTGTTCAGATATGAGAATATTTAGTTGCAATGTTTTAGGGTAAACTAATGAAGATAAAATCTCATGTTGTGGTAATGTAGTCTATAACGGTGAAAATGAATCAGGAAAAGAACAGAGAAATAATTAAGATTATAATGTAGTACATAGTTTCTAGAGTTCAATACCTAGCACGAAAGACGACTCCAAGCATCCAGTCATTGGTAGAATATGCATTGACAAATCTTCCAGCTACGACCTACACGCCACCTGGTTTATAAATTCAGAGAGAAATATAATAGATTTCAAAGGCGGGTACCAAAATAGGATTTACCTTCCTTGCTTCTTCCCAGTTTTCACCTTTAATAGAAAGAGGCGAACCAAGGAGAACAACTCTTTCCACAAGGCTAGCTGCAAGCATACATTTTTAACTGCATTAGAACAGTTCAGGCTAGCATATACCAAATTGAACGAGGGTTTGTCTCCTGATGATACCGTCACAGTCAGATTTAGCCAGAGTTTCGAGACACTTGAAGATTACTCTTGCTCCAAGCGAAAATCCGATTAGTGTCACAGGCCTGAAATATATTTGACACCAaatgtttcaaattttaaaaagccAGACATGGATACCAAGTATTTCAACTTTGATGTTCCTAAATATTGATACGCTTGCATACCTTTGTCCTTGCAATCCCTTCAACAGAACTTCTTCGGCGAGTAACATTCCAGCCTGATCAGACCTGCCCACAAAATAGAATTTTATAAGCAGAAACTagtaataagaaaaagaaaaggaagaacTGTACTTCTGGCGATACACTTGTAAAGTGTCCTCCAAAAATGCCTACACACATATAATCAAAAGCCAAACCATTGAAGATGCTTTCTTGCAAAAAATAAGTAAATTGCTCTTTATGCCATTAATTTACGCGATACTACATTACCAATACATTCACTCTTGCACACGAAATCACAGTTTGAAGATTAAAAGTACATAGAACATACTGTTTCCAGTTTCCTAATATAGCATATCTCGATATAGTGATGAGATAAACCTGTCTATGGCAATTGACCATCTGCTGTCAATGAGATCGAGAACATTGAGTAATGCAGTTGGCCAGGTCAGTGCACTGACAAGAGTGTGTGCTACAGTCAGCATGGCTCCTTGTTTCATTGCAGTAATTGTAAGTTCTGCAGCAGGTATAggaatttttgttatatatatactatatctaTCATGATGCTAATTCACTAAAGGGTAATATGATTTACGTGTCGTTAGCCAATCCTGTATTGCAGTGCTTACAGCAATCAAATTCTTGGACTCCCACTGCAGCGCATACCTAGAAAAGCATCGTCTTTGTTAGAAATATCTGACATATTACTCTATTTATAAGCTGAATGAAGGAGCAAGTTTTTTAGAGAAAAATTGATGACTCAAACATTGCATTTCGAAATATACAACAGAATGTTGATCAACTAAGATTATATTCCTTGGAATGATTCGTTAAACATACCGACCCAGTGGGACGCTAATTTCCCATCACTTTCTTCTGCGAAAAAACTTTACATTTCTCGATATCATACTTCTGAAATGCACATCTTACTCGACTAAAATTTACTAAGCTTAAAGATAGGGGTCAAAGCAATAACAAAATCTTCAGTTGTTGAATTGAAAATGTGCATTTACCTTTCTGAGTTATTGGCTTGTCCTTCCCAAGGCCTTATGTAATCTTCTTCCACGAAAACAAATCCTGAGACTAAGATTTCAACTGCAAGCCGCTGGTAGGAATCAAATTAATAAGATTTGATTctttttcacaaaaaaaaataaaagaaagaaatCGACTTATAGATCTAACGTTTAGTCAGCAGGATGAATTTATTCTTTGAGAGTGGAATCTAAGAAATATAAGAGTATAGTATAAGAGATTTGAAATAATTGTGAAAGTTTAAAGTCGCATTAAAATGACTCTGAAATAATGTacgagaaaaaaaaattacacaagTGCAAACCCAATAATAATGCTAAAATAGATATAAGCATATAGCTAAAAAGTGGTTTCTGTTGCCAAAGTATAACTTAAAGTCAATGTGTTACTCCATTCAAAGCTGGATTTTGTTGTTAAAATAGAACATAGACTCCATTTCCCCCCTTTTCATGGACTGTAACAACTAATTTGGGTTCAAATTATAGAATCAAGTTTCCATTTGTATTTGGTTGAACACTGGCCTTGTgagttctcaattttttttcgaTAAATTAGGAACACCACCTGTTTTAGAACTGCATTGGCATTGCATCAAGGACTACAAAATTAGAAGAAGCAACTTAATTACTCACGTGCTGGTCGTGGTGTTCCCCAACGGCTTTGAACTCAAAGTCCTCTAGATTTCCTATTCTACTAGCCATTTTCATCCCTGACAGTCCCGCTCCAGCAGCTGGTTTTGATAAAAGCATTAGCACGAGTAATTTGTTGCAATGCTACCAAGATTATACAATTGGAAAGAAAATTCCCAACATATCGTGCTACATTCTAGAATTTAATTACATAGGTCAGTTTGTGCTCACCTCCTAGTGATGCAGCCACTGCAAGATGGGTTGTAGCAGCAGTAGCAGCAACATGCAAGCTCACTGGTGTTAAAGCACCAAATCCTGCAGCAATTCCCGGAGCAGCTAAACctgttaaaaaaacatgtaaGCAGAAAATTAGGAAAATCACTGTCCTTATGTGCTTCATTTTTAGGAATTGTCTACAGGGAAATCCGAGAGTTGACAAAACATCTTACCACCAGTTACAGCAAATATGGTCCCTCCAGTTAATGCAGCTGCACCAATCATACTTCCGCGCTTCCAATTAGCCCAAGCATCTTTTTCGCCCTGTGTTTCTGGGTCCTTTAACTCTTCCACTTTCAATCTGGCTATTGCTGATGTAGCAATGACAGTCTCAATGGCTTCCTACAA
Coding sequences:
- the LOC108221395 gene encoding uncharacterized protein LOC108221395, with product MLGPSMLSPAQKYAAGGLFALSLNQVLINKTNPLSSITDDNDYGPDVINSSFVDPVLWLQHYSHLLRLIFKSLDIEEKAWPGLEEAFRNDSSSRNVKAFLRLLAEDSNDDSTEIKEQELALMKAVDNVAIELRASVDYRSKKKKHREYIDECREKLLSDAQSSYEKEQKGLHDPLNECEDERQELLSGETKYNFDMETKALLDPVDDEARKASIDVAPIGSGSTFNQQPFEEVLMISYQKKVSLLHQLLSACLAATSETDSQSVRRRSGYDARHRVGLRLLTAWLNINWITMEAIETVIATSAIARLKVEELKDPETQGEKDAWANWKRGSMIGAAALTGGTIFAVTGGLAAPGIAAGFGALTPVSLHVAATAATTHLAVAASLGAAGAGLSGMKMASRIGNLEDFEFKAVGEHHDQHRLAVEILVSGFVFVEEDYIRPWEGQANNSERYALQWESKNLIAVSTAIQDWLTTQLTITAMKQGAMLTVAHTLVSALTWPTALLNVLDLIDSRWSIAIDRSDQAGMLLAEEVLLKGLQGQRPVTLIGFSLGARVIFKCLETLAKSDCDASLVERVVLLGSPLSIKGENWEEARKVVAGRFVNAYSTNDWMLGVVFRASLLSKGLAGMQPVDTPGIENIDVTEFVEGHSSYLWTTQRILEKIQLDAYFPSPDATFMDNDNDSVKSCTTTARSSPTAAKSAPSTAYNSAESSPTEAGKSAWDE